In one Mastacembelus armatus chromosome 19, fMasArm1.2, whole genome shotgun sequence genomic region, the following are encoded:
- the LOC113135513 gene encoding transmembrane protein 100-like: protein MAHLFLASKITMPDDLHSKGGPRIPRNAMKMPTSMSAEKLSRDKSRKDHGIVVTRHVPHVNEGQLTAATGGAEMSCYRCTVPFGVVTLIAGIVVTAVAYTFNSHGSTISVLGLVLLSTGLGLLGSSAICWRVRLRKKKDKRRESQTALMTADVCGNHEKTCEDTSCCWRTGANVSAGRSRQD from the exons ATGGCACACCTCTTCCTCGCCAGTAAGATCACCATGCCGGACGACCTTCACAGCAAAGGCGGCCCCAGGATCCCTAGAAACGCCATGAAGATGCCGACATCGATGTCTGCCGAGAAGCTGAGCCGGGACAAGTCCAGGAAGGACCATGGTATCGTGGTCACACGTCATGTCCCGCATGTCAATGAGGGCCAGCTGACGGCAGCCACCGGCGGCGCCGAGATGTCCTGCTACCGCTGCACCGTGCCCTTCGGCGTGGTCACCCTCATTGCTGGGATCGTAGTGACAGCGGTTGCCTATACCTTCAACTCTCATGGGTCCACCATCTCTGTGCTGGGACTGGTTCTGCTGTCTACTGGACTAGGCCTGCTGGGATCTAGCGCCATCTGCTGGAGGGTCcggctgaggaagaagaaggacaAGCGGCGGGAAAGCCAGACCGCCCTCATG ACAGCAGACGTCTGTGGAAACCACGAGAAAACCTGTGAAGAcacaagctgctgctggagaacAGGAGCTAACGTGAGTGCAGGCCGGAGCAGACAGGATTAG
- the LOC113135671 gene encoding TATA-box-binding protein-like, whose protein sequence is MEEQEEVREELEEELFLRLLPDELLTLFSPNATDETRQTTAKESRAVSTNLDYSSQNATAVAELPGGQGAFSTGPRSLVSTELPKITPKIINIIATVTLGCGLDLDLIARKAWNVQYNPKSYKALFMRLRDPQTTAVIYTSGNIVCTGATSEQDSRVATRRFARILQKLGFPVSFLDFKIQNVVARCSSFPVSLEGLAMAHRWRCSYEPEMFPGLLFNVMPGITLTIFASGNMSLTGAKSEAQVYEVLDTISPILSCFRRL, encoded by the exons atggaggagcaggaggaggtgagagaggagctggaggaggagctgttCCTCCGTTTGCTGCCCGATGAGCTGCTAACACTGTTCAGCCCGAACGCCACAG ATGAAACCAGACAAACAACAGCCAAAGAGAGCAGAGCTGTCAGCACCAATCTGGACTACAGCTCCCAGAATGCCACAGCAGTGGCCGAGCTCCCAGGTGGGCAGGGGGCCTTCTCCACTGGCCCCAGGAGCCTCGTGTCGACCGAACTGCCAAAAATAACCCCAAAGATAAT taacaTCATCGCTACAGTGACGCTGGGCTGTGGCCTGGACCTGGACTTAATCGCTCGAAAAGCCTGGAATGTCCAGTACAACCCAAAG TCGTACAAGGCGCTGTTCATGAGGCTCCGAGATCCACAAACCACAGCGGTGATCTACACATCTGGGAATATTGTCTGTACAGGAGCTACAAG tgagCAGGATTCCCGGGTGGCGACCAGGAGGTTCGCTCGTATACTGCAGAAGCTCGGCTTTCCCGTCTCCTTCCTGGACTTTAAGATCCAGAACGTGGTGGCGCGCTGCAGCTCCTTCCCGGTCAGTTTGGAGGGACTGGCGATGGCCCACCGGTGGCGCTGCAG TTACGAACCAGAGATGTTTCCTGGTCTCCTCTTCAACGTGATGCCCGGCATCACTCTCACCATCTTTGCCTCCGGGAATATGTCTCTGACGG GAGCTAAATCAGAAGCTCAGGTCTATGAAGTGCTTGACACCATCTCTCCGATTCTGAGCTGCTTCAGGAGGCTGTGA